In Leptospira stimsonii, the genomic stretch CCATCTTTGAGAAGAATCAGGAACAACGCCGTCGTTAGCGATACTCATTCCGTAGAAAGGAGCTCCGATCGCACAGATCGGATAGATGATTCCCATTGCTGGGTGTTGAATCAGATCGGGAACGGAGATTGTAGATCCGTAGGAAAAGTACTTAACTCCGGATACGTTTGGAGACGCGGCATTCAAAGCTTTCACACCGTCAGTGGTAAGGAGTTTCAAAGCGGCTGTTGCGTTCTGACTGGAATCTCCATAGACAAAGCCGATCACGGCATTGAGCACTGTGGAAACGTAAGGAAGGGCCCAACTTGGGATCACGGTGGCGACGATGTTTGCGACCGGGCTTCCTTGGTGAGGAGTGTTCAAAGTAGTTACTGTCGCCACTTTAGAACTCATAGAGAGATTCGAAACCATATAGCGAGCATCCAGACCACCTTGCGAGTGACCGATGATATGCACCTTTCCGGTGTAATTGTTTGCGGCCATCGCCGCGAGGATTGCAGTTTTCAACTGAGAAGCTCTGTTGGAGCTCGAGTTCAGTGCGGTAACGGAAGGAGTCAATACGGTGGCTCCCTGACTTGTCAGATAGGCCGCATTACCACCCCAATAGTCAATCACTGTGGAACCATTTCCCCAACCGAAAAGACCGTGAGCTAACACGATCGGATAGGTCCCGGAAAGGGGCTTGCTGGAAGAGCCTCCGCCGGACGCAGAAAGAACGCTTGTTATAAAAAAAACAAGCAATACGCTTACTATTCTCATCACTTTTTTCATTTGTATTTACCTCGTGCTCTTAGGAAGAGCGCAAACGCAAGATATTAGAGAATAAACGTCGTTCAAGAAAAAAACGTTAAGCGAAGTCAGTTCTCTCATATTTTTTATTAAATAACGTACGTTTGTTATACAATAATTGTAGATAAGTTTTATATAATTCGAATATAAGGAAGATGGAAAGTTAGGCGGAATGCAGTTTGTATTTATGCAATTCTTCTTCGAAGCTTTAAAATTCAATCCACTTAAAGTCAGGTGTTTGACCGAATCGGAGTTGTTGGTTCTCTCTCGAGTAAATCTTCCCGCATGATCCGGCATTCCTGTTTTTAGAGGAAATGTCTTTTCTTTTTACTTCTCCGGATTCTTGGCGCTGAATTTCAATTTCGACATACATCAGGTTCTACGAAAAAACTCAAACAGGTTTCCGCAATACCAATCGAATTTACATCTAATTGTTTTCCGTTGTAAGGATCCAAATTCGAGAATTCTATTTCAAAGAAGAAATTGCGATTTTATTTTCGGAGAATGGATGATTGATCGACCAATTCGAATTGAATTAACAAAGAAACAATTGAATATGATTTTTTTAGAAGGCAAACCGAACTCTTAAACAAAGAGCTTTGAGGATTCGCTCCTGATTTCGACTCTTGGACGAACGAAATGTTTGTCTGAACGGACGTCGATTCTAAAATTCCAACGGACGGATCGAAGGGCGGTTTTCTTTATTCCTTTGATTATGTTATTGAAATGAATTCAAGTAGCTTTCGGGTTTTCTGCGCTGGGGTTGCGTGCTCGATGGTATTTTTATTTTATCTCCTACGAATTCAATGAGACCTTACAGCAGTTAGGTGACTCGGCAAATCGTGAAAACGAACTATTATCCGATCGTATTGAATACAATTACTCTCGGAACCCCTTTTTGGCGGTTTTCTATTGTATTGGAATTTATCCCAACGGGTTTCATCAGGATTGGATTTTTCGAGATACGGAATTTTTGGTTTGAAAGCGTCCTTACTCGGTTTTTGGATCAATCCTCCAACCATTAAAAGGATGACCGAAATTGGACAGACTCTTATAAAAACTGGTTCAACAACTGGGCTAATCCTGGAGTTGACTCGGTTGAGATGCAAATTCTTGCTGTCCACTCGATTCATTGCCATGTGCGTTATAGCAAGCATTTTGCTGACGGAGTTCGCAAGGTATCTTTGAGATAATATTAGAAATACACGAAATTCTAATTCTTTACGATGGTTATCGGTTCGGATGAGATTGTACGTTGCAGTCTCGGATCTTTCTCGGGTTTTGGATTTTAGGGAGATCGGAAAAAGTAGAAAAGGGGCTTGTCTCGATTTTGGTAGGATTCTGATCGGACGGGCTGATTCCTACGGATCCGAAGGAAGTAGGAGGACTAAAACAAAGAGGAAACTCATTCGTTCGTTGAAGTGTCGGTTTATCTTTTTGAATTGAGAAGATAGATTCAAAAACCTGAATATAGATTCGATCCGATTTTTGCGACCAACGTATACGGTGGAGGGGCGTTTCTTTCCATTCCGGAAGCGAAATCCGAGAAACGATTTGAAGCGATGAATTTGCTTCGGGAGCTCGCCGGAGCCAGACTATCTCAGGCTGAAGAAACTCAAGGTCTTCGTCCGTGACCGCAAGAATAAGAATTAGAGAGTTCCCGTCCGGAGAAGGAACTAACTGTAAAACGACCTGACCGGGTTTCAGATGTGTGGAGATCAAAATCTCTTTTTTTTCATCGAGATTAAGTGCCGAAGGGATTCTTGCAAAGCTACCGTATTGGTCGTCTTTTCCTCCGATCCAGTACAAGGATTTCGTTCCTGAGTGAAAGTAAACGGTTCCCGGCAAAATCCAAGACGAAAACGGAATTTGCCCGATCGGATTCGAAGATTCTTCAGGACGAAAGAGACGAATGATAGAACGATAATTTCGTTTTAAAGTTGTTCCGGAAAGCGGATTCCACGAATCCTTTTCTTGATATAAAACTTCCGTCTGAACGATTTCTTTTCCCGAAGAAGAAAAACCTCTTTCCAAAGTAAGTGATGAATCTTTCCAGATCAAAAAAGAACAGGAGGGAAAAAGCAAAAGAATATATAACGAATTATGAATTTGTTTTAGGAGGGATTTATTTTTCATAAAATGGAAACTAGTGGAGGATGTGAAATCGATCGGATCAAAGTCAAGGCAACCCCGCTCGATAGAGCGGAGCCGCACTCATTGACTAAAGTTGAATTATCTCCAACCTTCGTTTTTTATCTCACTGTGGTTGAGATACAATCCCGAGGTTCCAACGGAAGGTGCTCTGGTATGTCCTTGAAACTGAGTGTAAGTTACATTCGAGTTAAAAGGCCAAATCCCTTCGCTCTGCGTCAGAGAAGATTGGCACTTGCTTACGCCACCCGCCTTGTTATAAGCACAAGAAGAGTGAAACGCTACCGCGTAGTCGTCTTCACCAGGTAGAATCAGAGAAGCTCCGATCATTCCTTTGTAACCAGGAACCTGGTAAACGGTAACTCCGGCGGTATTGTTGTGGTTGTAAGCACCTCTCGCAGTAGAAACGATCAGAGATTTATCCATCGCGTTTCCACCAAACCCAAAAGTAATTCCGTTGAGAGCCGAAGCGAGTTCGGATCCACCGGATGCGGCGGCCAGTGCGGTAATTTTTGTGAAATTATATCCGCGGCTGGAAGCGCTTGCTCCAAGATTTGCGAGCCAGTACTCAGTCACATAACAGCCAGCGCTATGGCAAACGATTTTGCAGGAATTGGATCCTTTACAATACGTGTTTACCACAGTTGTAAAGTTAGTCTGTGCTCTTGCAGATCCGTAATTTCTCGGATCTGAAGTTCCATCGTAACCAACAAACACTTTTGCTCCTGATACGGAGTTTACGCTACTTCCCCAATAATTGTTCACGTCCACAGTTCCGGTTCCGTTGTGGTTCTTATCAGACTTTCCGTGAACAAACACGGTATAAGTTTGAGCGGAAAGAGTCCCCGCTAAAAGAAACACACAAAGAGCCAGTCCCATCATCAGCTTTGTTTTCAAATTACTCATCTTTTTCACTATTCTCCATTTCTTTGGGGAAAAGAAATTCTTCTCCCGCTCTAAAAGTTTAACTCTTCTTCTATTAAGTCAAGTGAAGTATCGCAATTTATAAATAACGATAAAAATAAAAAAATCATCTTTAAAAAACACTTATTATAAATAAATACAAATATGGTTGCTCTTCTTTCGGGAGAATATACGCTGATCAACGAAAAAGAACCCTCATTTTGCGTTATGTGCTCTTTTAAAGGGGATAAAAGAAAAGGAAATCATGAAAATCGGAAACAAATATGTGATCTATGGAGTGATTGTGTCAGTGATCTTGATTCTAACGGCGTTCGTTTTCTGGCCGGAAGAGAAGGGAGGTTCTTGGTTTCAATCCGATGCCGAGAAGAAAGAAAGGGCTGAACGGATGGCGAGAAGTTCTCCCCCCGGAGGTTCCGGATCTCCGTTTGACGGAGAGAGCGGAGGCGGATCGTTACAAGACATAGATGATTCCGTTCCGATCGAAAGAATATTAGAAGATTATAAAGAATGGTCGCAGTATCCTCCAAATTCGAGACCGCTTTCCAAGTTCAACGAAGACCTGATTCGGCCGTCTTTTATTCAGACGACCGCGATTCCTATGGTGGATAGCGCGGATTCGAAAGAGCCGAACGGCTACAGTTGTCAATTACAACCTCTTGCCTGGGCAGTCATCGGTTCGCAAGATCATATGAGAATCGTTTTTGATTGTAGAGGTCCTGAGGGAAAAAGAATTCCGATCGAGATTAAGGGATCTCGTATGTGGAGGGAATTTGACGGTGAGAAGTTCGGAACTTTGAGTCCGGATGTTGGGGATAACGGAGTCAATGGAGACGATGTCGCCAAGGACTTACTCTATACGTTTCAATGGAAACCGACTCAGAAAGACTGGGGAGATATGATTCTCGAAGTCGACTTTCGTTACGGGCCGGGTTATAAAAAAACAGGAAAATTGAATACTTCATTCTATTCTTCTCCCGGAAAACCGGCGGAGTTGAGCGGAGCTTTCTCCGATACGACGAGCGACGGCTCCCTTGTTGTAAGAGTAGGAATCAACGTTTACACTGCAGGGAATTATCATGTGGAAGCAAATCTGAAACACGCGGAAACAGGGGAATACATCGCTTGGGCGACGTTCGATTCTAAACTTCCATCCGGTTACGGAGAGGCAGAATTCTTATTTTATGGAAAATTGATTCGAGACTCCGGTTTGGACGGTCCATACGTGGTAACGGATATAAGAGGTCACCGAGTAAACCTTGCTGTAGATCCCGAATGGTTTAGTCAAGGAGAAGCAGGATTGAAGAAGATTCAAGCGGCGAGAACGACGGAACCGGATCGAGAACTCATTCTTCCTTATAAGGATTTTTTTAAGACGAAATTTTACGACGTGAAACAGTTTACTTCTAAGATATGGGACAGTAATGAGAAACAAAAAAGGATTAAAGAATTAGAAAGTATGGAAAGGTGAATTTGAATAAATTTAGTAAAAAAGAATATACGAATAATTTAAACATATGATTTCCTTTTTGTCCTTAAGTCCGTTCGGATTTTTTAATTCCTCATGCAGATGGGAGGTTATCGGTTTTTAATAGGTTATTTTTTTGATTTGTCTCGGTCTGTAAAAGAGGATTCTTTTTGGAAAAGATCGAGAGAGACACCGTTGAATGATCGAAATGGATTCTTACGAACTCCGCTCCCCATAAAGAGCGGAGTTTCTTTTTTAAAAAAGAAGAATTATCTCCATCCTTCGTTTTTAAGTTCACTGTGATTCAGATACAGCCCGGAAGCGCCGACCGACGGAGCTCTCGTATGACCTTGAAACTGAGTGTAAGTTACATTCGAGTTAAAAGGCCAGATCCCTTCGCTCTGAGTCAATGTCGCTTGGCACTGGCTCAATCCGCCTGCTTTGTTGTAAGCGCAAGAAGAATGAAACGCGACCGCGTAATCGTCTTCCCCCGGAAGAATCAGAGATGCGCCAGCCATTCCCTTATATCCTGGAACTTGGTAGACGGTTACTCCCGCAGTGTTATTGTGATTGTAAGCGCCTCTCGCTGTGGAAACGATCAAAGCCTTGTCCATGGAATTTCCGGCGAATCCAAACGTGACCCCATTCAATGCGGACGCTAGCTCAGAACCGCCGGATGCGGCCGCGAGCGCGGTCACTTTTGTAAAGTTGTAACCTTTGCTGGAAGCGCTTCCTCCGAGGTTTGCGAGCCAATATTCTGTCACATAACAACCCGCGCTATGGCAAACGATTTTGCAGGAATTGCTTCCTTTGCAATAAGTGTTTACCACGGTGGTAAAGTTGGTTTGTGCTCTCGCGGTACCATAACTTCTTGGATCGGATGTTCCATCGTATCCAACGAATACTTTCGCGCCGGAAACGGAATTCACACTTGTTCCCCAGTAGTTGTTTACATCGGTTGTTCCCGTGCCATTGTGATTCTGGTCGGACTTTCCGTGAACAAACACGGTATACGTCTGAGCAGAAAGAGATCCTGCCATAAACAGGGCACAAAGAATCAGTCCCACGCTCTTCATTTTTTTCATTTTCATTCTCTTCACTATTCTCCTGATATATAATTTAGGAAGGAGTCCGGTGCATTGTTCAAATTTTGCACAAGTTAAGTCAAGTCCAAGTGTGATCTTTTTTAAATAACGGATAGAATAAAAAATTATCGAAGAATTTTCTTTTTTGGAATCGGATTCTTTCTATTCGCGAAGAACGACGTTCGTTAACTTGAGTTTCTAAAACATACTCGGGTTTAAGCGTGGATTCATCGTGAACAATCGACGTTGGATCGAAGAACCGTGTCTTTTTATTTTCATTTTTGTTAAGCGAAATGGAAAAAAGAGTCTTCTCGGTAATACCTTCTTTAAATCAAGGGATTGGATGGAAGAATTTCTTGGACCGATTTTACGAGTTGGAAAATTCGTTTTTTCGAATAGAGTTACAATCCGGGAAAAAGATTCTCTCCTTTTGTTAAGCGAAGTTGATATTTTTCTGGAATTCGAAAAATACCTTTGTTTAAGGACATCGGATCGTTTAAACCCAGTCGATTTCTTGCGATTCGAAATCGTTTCCAGAGTATTTCCGCGTAAGGTCCTGTTCCCACCATTCTACTTGAATAATCGGAATCATAGAGTTTGCCGCCTCTCGCTTGACGAATTAAGTTTTCCACTTTCTCTTTTTTGAGAGGATAATTCGTTTCCAACCAATCCAAAAAGAGGGGAGCGACTTCGAAAGGAAGACGCAAAAATACCATTCCTGCCGTTTTGGCTCCGGATTCTTTTGCGGACTGAAGAATCGTTTCCAGCTCGTGATCGTTTAACCCGGGGATCATCGGCGCGGCCATCACTCCGGTAGGAACTCCCAATTCGGAAAGGCTTCGAATCGCTTTCAGTCTTTTTTCAGGATTGGCGGTCCGAGGCTCCATTCTTCTCCAGAGTTCCGAATCGAGAGTGGTCACGCTGATATAAACCTTTACTAGATTCTGAGACGCCAATTTTTCGAGAAGATCCATGTCTCTGGTTACGAGATAGGATTTTGTGATCATCGCGACTGGTTGTCGAAATTCTAAAAAAACTTTAAGGAGTTCTCGAGTGATTTCTAATTTTCTCTCGATCGGCTGATAAATATCGGTTACGCCCGCGAGCTGGATCGTTACGACCTCTCCGTTTTGCTTGGAAAGATATTTTCGAAGAAGATCGGGCGCATTTCGTTTCGCAAAAATCTTTGTTTCAAAATCGATTCCTGGAGAAAGATCCACGTAAGAGTGATTCGGCCGTGCATAACAGTAGATACAACCATGTTCGCAACCCCGGTATGGATTGAGAGAGCGAGTAAAGTGTAAATCAGGACAATCATTTTCCGTCACGATTGTTTTCGCGCGTTCTTCAAAAAGAATCGTTTTCGGAGAAGGGGACTCATCCGGAAATTCCGGATCGGATTCTCGATAAGTAGAATCAAACCGGCCGGCGATCTTAGATTCCGTTCCCCGATTGATTCTTCTCTGTCCGAGCATTGAGATTCCCAAACAGAATGTTTCACTATTTATAAAATAAGCAAATAAATTTTAAGTATTTTTATCTTTTGGAAGGAATAAAATTGAAGAATTTTTTTTCGTTTTATTCGCTCAGTGTGATCAAAATATCGTCTATAGCATAGGGGGGTATAGTATATGAAACCGAAATACAAACTGCACTCTGATCCTAAAGTCAAGGAAGCATTAACTTTGAGGCTCAAGAAAATTGAAGGGCAGATCCGAGGAATACAAGGTATGATTGAAAGGGACGAATACTGCGACGATGTTCTCAATCAATTGTCTTCCGCAAAATCGGCGTTAGATGGAGTTTCGAAAACTCTTCTCAAAAGTCATATTGAAACCTGCGTAGTTGAAAGATTTAAGGAGAATGATCCCGCGATCTTGAATGAGTTTATGACTACGGTTGACCGCATTCTTAAATAAATCTTGGAGGAATCAAGTCATGAAAGAAATCAAATTAGAAGTCGAAGGAATGACATGCAATCACTGTCAGCATACGATCGAATCCGCGTTAAAGGAAATCGGCCTTTCTTCCAAAGCGAGTTTAGCGAATAAGGAAGTCGTTTATCAAGGAGAAGGTACGGAAGAAGAATTATCCAAGGTCAGAGCCGCGATCTTGGAAGAAGGTTATACGCCGGGTTCAATCAAATGAATCCCTCGGTTAAGGCGGAACCTTCCGATTCCGGAATTACTCTCGATCTGATCGGAATGACCTGCGCAAATTGTGCCCTCCGAATCGAAAAGGGATTGAAAAAAGTTCCCGGAGTCAAGGACGCAAGGGTCAATTTCGCAATGGAAACGGCGAAAGTGGAGTTTTCTTCTCCGGTTTCTCAAGAGGTCTTATTGGACAAAGTCGATTCGCTCGGGTATAGAGCGCTTGTTCACGAAGAAATCGTTCTGAACGGCGAGGCCGAAAAAGCGCACGAGGAAGAATTCAGAAAATTAAAATTTAGACTTCTTGCATCGGTTCTTTTTTCCACTCCTTTGCTTTTATCCATGGTAGGGCATTTTGGAGAAAATAAGTTTTCCGAATATTTACATTTTCTAATGAATCCATGGTTGCAGTTCGCGCTTGCAACTCCTGTCCAATTTTGGATCGGTTTTTCCTTCTACTTGGGCGCTTTTCGGTCGCTTAAGAACGGCGGGGCGAATATGGACGTGCTTGTTGTCCTTGGCACCTCGGCCGCCTACTTTTATAGCGTAAAACAATCCTTTCTTTCCTTAGAAGGACATCACCATGGGGAAATTTTCCTCTACTATGAAACTTCGGCCGTTCTGATTACATTGATTCTTTTCGGTAAATTTTTGGAACATCTCGCGAAAGGTAAGTCTTCAAAAGCGATTCAATCTTTAGTCGGGTTACAACCGAAAACCGCGAACATCATCCGTGAAGATGAAATTCAGGAAATTCCCTTGGCGGCGGTGAGGAGCGGAGATTTACTTCTCGTAAAAGTTGGAGAAACAGTTCCCGTCGACGGAATTGTCGAAGAGGGAAGTTCCTCTATCGACGAATCGATGTTAACCGGTGAAAGCATTCCGGTTGAAAAGAAGGTGGGGAGCGCCTTGTTTGGAGGTTCGCTTAACAAAAACGGAATTCTGAAACTCAGAGCTTCGAAAGTAGGAAAGGATACTCTTTTATCCGGCATCGTAAGAGTTGTGCAAGAAGCGCAAGGTTCCAGGGCTCCAATTCAAAGGATTGCGGATAGAATTTCCGGGGTTTTTGTCCCGGCCGTTATTTTGATTGCGGCTTTTACTTTTGCCCTTTGGTTTTTTTGGATAGAACCCGGAGTTTTCTCAGGCGCGTTGGAAAAAGCGATTGCGGTGCTCGTGATTGCTTGTCCTTGTGCGCTTGGGCTTGCGACTCCCGTCTCCATTCTTGCCGGATCCGGAAGGGCCGCTACTTTAGGAATCCTGTTTCGTACCGCGGAAGCATTAGAAATTGCTCATAAAGTGAATACTGTCGTTTTTGATAAGACGGGAACTTTGACGCACGGAAAGCCGATTCTTAAAAAAATCGACGTTATCCCTTCCGGAGACGAATCTCGACTCCTTATGATAGCGGGCGCCGCGGAACAAAATTCGGAACATCCGCTTTCGAAAGCGATCGTGGATTCCGCGAAACAGCGAGGTCTGATTCTTCCGATTTCGGAAACGTTCGAGACGATACCGGGTGGAGGAGTTTTTGCAATCGTAAACTCAAAAGAAGTTCTATTGGGAACGGATCGGCTCTTTAAAGAAAAGGGTATTCGATTGAATCAGACTCTTTCCGATTTAAAGATTCAGAGAGAAGCCGAAGGGGCTACGGTCGTGCATTTGAGCGTGGATGGAATTCACAGCGCGGTTCTTTCCTTGGCGGATACTGTTAAGGATTCTACTCCCGATTCGATCACGCGGTTGAAGGCACTCGGAATGGAAGTTTATATGATCACGGGAGACAATGAAAGAACGGCTAATGCGGTAGCGAAGACTTGCGGTATCGATCACGTCCTTGCTGAAATTCTTCCAGAAGGAAAGGCGACGGAAGTTAAAACGCTGATGGATTCGGGAAAAGTCGTCGCGATGGTTGGAGACGGTATCAACGACGCGCCGGCTCTAGCCGTTGCAAATTTGGGAATCGCAATGGGAACGGGAACGGACGTCGCAATGGAATCTTCCGATGTCGTGATCATGAACGGGGATCTCGCTTCGATTGCAAACGCATTCGCAATGAGTCGTAGAACCGTTTATAATATCAGGCAGAATTTATTCTGGGCGTTGATCTATAACGCGCTCGGAATTCCTTTCGCGGCCGCCGGTTTTTTAGCCCCTTGGATTGCCGGAGGAGCGATGGCATTCAGTTCCGTTTCGGTAGTTCTCAACGCATTGCGGTTGCAAAGAAAGTAAATTAGAAAAGAGGAATATTCTCGGAATCATTTGTTCGACGTTTCCGAGAATATTCGTGTCTTGTTTTTAGGTCTTCGAGGGCATTGGATTTTGCGTAAATATCGTAGCGATTATTTCAGAACGCCGTCCATCCATTCCTTATAAGAATAGAGGCTACTGATCGTTGCGATATAGGAGTTCGCGGCCGGATCCAGATCGATACCATAAGTCAGAAAACGTCCGACTACGGGCGTATAGAATGCGTCCGCAATTCCAAATTGTTTTCCGAACAGAAACGGCCCTTTGTGTTTATTTAGACATTCTTTCCAGATGGACTCGATTCTTCTTATATCTTTCCATGCTTCTTCGGGGAACGTTCTTCCGTGCAATTTTTCAGCGAGATTCATCGAAAGATTCTTTCTTAGATCGCCGAATCCGGAATGCATTTCCGCGACAATCGATCTAGCGAAGGCTCTCGCGGCTTTTTCTTTCGGCCAAAGATTTTTTTCCGGAAAACTCTCCGCTATATATTCAACGATGCTCAACGTATCCCAGACCTTGATATCTCCGTCGACTAGGACAGGAACTTTGCCGGCATTCGAGTAGAGTTTTATTTTTTCAAAGAACTCGGGTGTGTTTAGAACGAGCGAGATTTCCGTGAAGGGAATCTTACTTTCCTTTAATAAAATCCAAGGACGTAAAGACCAAGAAGAGAATTTTTTGTCGCCGATTACGAGTTGAAGATCTGCCATAGGACCAAATTCTTTCGGCAAAAGAATCTTGAAAATTGAAATTCTTCCACTTCCAGAATCAAAAGGAAGACAAAGCGACATTTTAAATGGACTGAGTTCTAAATCGTTTGGAAAATTTCCATTTTATAAATCAAGTCGGTATCGTTTCTTGAAGATTCGATACGGTTTCCGCGTTTTGCGGAGTTTCGGATTTTAAATTTTTTCCAAAGTGAATCCTAAATTCATTTTTTAATTTAAAATCCTGACCCATGTTCTTTTTTGAGACGGCCCTACTTCAGTATTTTAACGGAAGCGACAAAGACGCTAAAACCGTTTCGACCGGGATCTCGGAGACGGAATGATCTAGAATATTCGAAATCTGGAATGTTCCGGAATGTTTTCGAGCTACGAAGTCAACGATCGTCAATCCGAGTCCCGAGAAAAAAGTTTCCATTGGAAGGCTTTCGTAGACGAATCCTGTGAGTCGATAGAAAGGTTGTTTCACCAATATTTCCTTATCTTTGGGAACACCCGGGATCGATTTTGAATCGAATTCATTTTTGAAGGAAAGGTTCAACATTCCGTTTTGAATCTTGTCATAGATCAAAATCTTAGAATCGATGCGTGCATACTTTGCGGCGTTCACGATCAATTCTTCCAAGATCAGTTGAATCGAAGATTGGTCCACTTCGATTTGAATCGAATTGGGATGTAAGGATTTATGAAAGGAAATGCTCAGAGCTTTTTCACTCAAAAATTTCTCCATCTTTTCAGAAGCGTTTTCAACCGTTTGTTCGATCAGCTCGAAAAAATCGGAAACGCTCATCTTTGTTTTTTCTTTAGATATATCGCGGTTGAGTATTTCCATACTCTTTTCCAAACAGTGAAGAGTATCGTGAACCGTTTGATTGTTCACAAAAAGAAGGTCGGCGATTTCCTTTGATAATACGCAATTCTCCCCCTCGTATTTGGCGGATGATTTTAGAATTTCGATCAGACTTACGATCGCACCGATACCGCCCCCGCTCAAAAAAGTTTGTTTGATGTTGTTGAGAGTCACCTTGCTGACATCGACCGTTTTTTCCAGATCGGACATCCAGGATTGTTTGTACAAGATCCAATCTAACTGGGCTCTCAGTCGCGTTTCGGTTTCTTCTTGAAGAACTTTTTCCGTAGATTTCTTTTGAGTATACTCCGAGATCCGCTTCATACAATGTCCGAAAACTTGAATGTCGATGGGTTTGATCAGGTAATCCAGTACTCCCAGTTTCATCACTTCGATGATCGTATCAGGCTGGTTGTTTCCGGTTTGAACGAGAATGATCGGATCTTCCAAAAAAGTCTTAATTTCTCGGATGAAGTCTTGTCCCTTAATGAGTGGGGTTTCCAGGTCCACTATGAATGCGGAGAATTGTTTTTCTCGAGCGGCTTCTAAAGCCTGTTTTCCGTTCGCGTAACCTTCCGCTTTGATCCCGAGAGTTTTACAGATCTGGAGTAATAGCGCTCTGATTTCATCAGCGTCTTCTAATATGAGAATCGGATCCCTTAGGGCTATGGATTGCTCGAGAACATTTTGTCTGAATTGATTTTGGCGAATATCGATTGTGTTTATCATCTGTCTATTACCTAACTAATTAAAGTTCCTGATTTTTATCAATGCCGACGACCGGTTTCTTCCAACTGTTAGTATTGACGGAAGATAAATACAGTTTCATACTTTGGTAGATTATAAACTGAAATTCTCACCCTTGAAAAAAGCTAATTTTCGAATACTGCTCAAGGGATATGGAGGGAATGTATGTCAACCGTGGAAAATCAGAATCAAATAAAAAGCGAAGATTTGTCATCAATCTTAACTTCTTACTTTTATCAGTATCCGCACGCGATGTTTATCACGGACAGGGAGGGAAGGATAGAATTCATTAACCCCGTTTTCGAAAGACTTTCCGGTTATAAACGAAACGAGTTGATCGGTCAGAATCCGAGATTCTTCCAATCGGGAAGTCATGACTCCGAATTTTATGAAAATTTTTGGAGAACTATCTTATCCGGTAAGGAATACGAAGGGAATTTCTTAAATAAGAATCGATCCGGAGAAACGATTTCCTGGAAAGAAAGAATCACTCCGCTTCGGGATGAAAAAGGGAATATCTCCAACTTCCTCTGTAAAGTGGATCTTCCACAGGACAAAACCGCTGTAGTCGGGGGGAATCCTTCGGCGGAAGGGGTATCGGCCACTAAG encodes the following:
- a CDS encoding ATP-binding response regulator, whose protein sequence is MINTIDIRQNQFRQNVLEQSIALRDPILILEDADEIRALLLQICKTLGIKAEGYANGKQALEAAREKQFSAFIVDLETPLIKGQDFIREIKTFLEDPIILVQTGNNQPDTIIEVMKLGVLDYLIKPIDIQVFGHCMKRISEYTQKKSTEKVLQEETETRLRAQLDWILYKQSWMSDLEKTVDVSKVTLNNIKQTFLSGGGIGAIVSLIEILKSSAKYEGENCVLSKEIADLLFVNNQTVHDTLHCLEKSMEILNRDISKEKTKMSVSDFFELIEQTVENASEKMEKFLSEKALSISFHKSLHPNSIQIEVDQSSIQLILEELIVNAAKYARIDSKILIYDKIQNGMLNLSFKNEFDSKSIPGVPKDKEILVKQPFYRLTGFVYESLPMETFFSGLGLTIVDFVARKHSGTFQISNILDHSVSEIPVETVLASLSLPLKY